The genomic DNA AATTTGTCACCTAATTAAGTGACCTGATTTTCTCAGGAGCAGGATATGTTTTCCAGCTCCCCCTGCACTCAGCAGTTGTGAAAATCAGGCCACTTTTGTATGGCTGTGACCAGTTTTGAGTACTCAACTTATAAAAATCTGATCCTGGCCCGGGAGCCGGAGGTTGGGTCCTCTCCAGGTTTTGGCCAGGGTGGAATTTTGGGAGGGATGCAGAGACTTATCAGTCATCAGCACCATCCCCTGCACTCAATTAAAAagtaagaggggaaaaaaagaaaagaatctctCAGTTGCAGGTCCTGGGATAAAAATATCCCTtggctttgtttgctttgtgcagcatttcctcctcacactgaaaattaaattgaaaaggGGGCTGGTTGTCCCTGTGGATGATGGAGGCAACTCTGGAAATCACACATGATCAAACGTGTGTGGGTCCAGCCTAATGTTCTCTGGCGCCCTTTGGGGTCCCCAGGCACTGTAGGAGCTGCAGTTAATtccagcagggctctgctgtgtgaTTTGTTCCAAGGAATCATCAGGTCATTGAGGAAAAGAGTCACCGAGGGTGGGTGGCAGAACCTGGATTGTGTACAGCTCCTCCAGAGGCCTGTGCTGCGGTCTGGGCAGAGGAAATCCCGGAGAAGCTGCTCATTTCAGAGCCAGAGGTTTTCTGGGAGGGCAGTTTTAACTCACACGTTTCAGAGGAGAGTTTTGCAGAGTCACATCCCAGTGGTGTTTCAAAGAGCAGAAACAACCCGGACAGGAGGGGAGGTGAACTGGGCAAAGGCAGCACAACAAATGATGGGAGCAGGGACAATCCACAGGCACTGCTCCCTGAGAGGTCCCCCTTATCTTTTAGCTCATTGCCTTTGCCTGAGCTGCTTTCCAAGGCAAAGCAGTGGCTGCTTTGCATCGAAcattttccagagcagagcaaggtCAGCCAGGCAGAAACAGCAACCCACGGTGGCCACCACCCCAAATCCATCCTCCCAGAGGGCAGGTGCTGGGCCCAGCACTCTGCTGACCTCGAGGGAATGCTGGCAGATAAGGGCAGCAAAACGGCTTCGGGAGGAAGTATTTTCATAATCACACGTTTGCAACACAgccctttttaaattttttttttgcagcattaTCTTTCTGCCTTCCTCTTACCctccaaacaagcaaaaatgtGTATATTCAAGGGGTGGGGACGGCAAGGGCAGAGCTGAAGCGCAGCTGAGTCAACAGCACATGGTTGGGCGCTGGTGGGTGACGCTGCAGGAATATCCTCCGTGGTTGTCAGAGCACTTTGAAAGTCGTCACTGCAGACAGAAAGGGTGACACAAGCATGGTCACAAGTCCTGGAGGGTCCCAGCTGCTCTAAACCCAGAGCTACAGGCTGGACCCTGCAGTCTGTCCCCTTTCCTTTAAGTAGGAAGCTTTGAAATCACCTGCTCATGGGGAATTCTGCACCTTCCCCAACTGAGAGCCTGTCTCTGCCCCATGACCCTGAAATTTCTATCCTTTTCTGCCTCCTCCACTCATAGTTCTTGCTCCATTTGGGTTCTGGGTGAATCCCTCCCTTTGGCTGTCCCTGGTgtcacagagctgagctgatccacagctgctttccagtgttGGTGTCGAGCATTTGGAGAACACAATTCCATGTCTAAAGCTGTTAGCTGTGCTGGTCTGCTCTGGAAAACTTGCTGAACAGGAGACCTGGGTGTTCCCAGCTGGAGTGAAAAGGGATTTAGAGGCATCCTGAAGAGAGGGAAGCAAAAGAGCTCTTTGAGTGTAGCCAGGAGTGAAGGGAACTTTTCTAACCTGGaaaatctctgctttgtgcCCTCTCGTGGCAGTTGAATTTTTCTTGTCCTCGGTGCAACGCCTGCACTTTCAGACCCAAACCTTTGGGGTTTCATGCTGAAATTCCCAGCAAAGAGACCATCAAATGCTGGTGTTTTTCTGTCCGGAAAAAGTGGGGAAGTGGGAAAACCCAGAGGtccatatttcatattttgccCTGGCTGTGTGACTTTGCCCTTCAAACAGTTTATGGGGGTTTGACAGGTGGCACATCCAGAAAAAAGCCCCAGGGGTGAGAGAATTGGAAAGGGCATCCCACGAGTTTccaaacacacagcagcagctgtggcaggagccaCAGgacccagcagcactgaaattctCTCTTTATTTTGCTCTCTCTGCAGACAAAAAGCGCTGGCATCAACAGGTGGAAGGAGTGTTCAAGCAGCATGCGACTGGTTGGTATGAAGtaataaatgttaaaaagtaaaagaagtGGTGAATTCAGGATTTTAGCCATTAGAATGTGGAATGTTTAAACGGGGGCATTGCCTGAAAAGCACCTGCAGAATTAGTGAGATGCTGTAAATAAGCAATCCAGAAATGAGCCTGGCCTGAGAGAGTTGGTGGAAGAGGAACAGGTGAGAGAAGGAACCCCCCCActctctgcagctgagcaggaaaGCTGAGAGCTGCCTTCCCAGAGGCGTGGAGCCATTCCTGGTGCTCTCCTCCCTGTGTTTCACAcactgaaaggcagaaaaggcagaagcagTGACCTGGGTTAGACCTGCAGAGCGCCGGCCTGAAACTCAAACCCAATTCTCAGTATTACTTAGCAGTGATAATGGGCTGCAAGCGAGGCAGTGCCTGACCTGCCAGAGCTGATTTTTCCCGTAAAGGGACAATGAATGACAGCCAGCACATGGGAAGCTGGtgaaaaaggggtttttttgctggggaaaagaaatctgtcaTTATCTCTCAATTGAACAGTTTTTTCTGCCtgccaggctcttctcccaCGTGGGTGACCCGTTCCTGGATGACACCCTGCCCCGGGAGTACGTCCTGTACCTGCGCCCCACCGGGCCCCTGGCGCAGAAGCTGTCGGAGTTCTGGCAGCAGTCGAAGCAGATCTGTGGCAAGAACAAAGCTCACAACATCTTCCCACACATCACCCTGTGCCAGTTCTTCATGGTaaagcacagctcctctcctgtcTCTCCTTTAGCCATTCCTGAGCAGCCCTTgccaggctcagcctggagacTTCCTCCCAGTTTAGAGGGGGGCTGGGGAGGTTTTGCTGATGCCTGGGCTTCTGGAGGAGGTAAttgtttttttaagctgttgttttcagggaagagcagcagcagaagaccAAATTCTCATCCTCTCCAGTGATCCTTAGCATGAGAATGGGTGGGGGAGCTTGCGAAGGTTACTTGGGGATAGCTGATCCTGCTTTGAGGACAAGGGAGGGGCTGAGCATTTCtaaacatagattttttttttttttttttttttttttttctccatgccCCTGTGCTTTTTCTCACTGCATGAGGGGAAAGGTGAACCATTGACACCCACCCACATCCCTTCCTTTCCTGAGCAATGCCTGTCCTGCTTCCCTTGGCAGTGCGAGGACAGCAAGGTCGATGCCCTCACGGAAGCCCTGCAGGCCACGGTGATGCGCTGGAAATGCAAAttcccggccccgctgcccctgGAGCTGTACACATCCTCCAACTTCATCGGGCTCTTCGTCAAGGAGGAGAGTGCTGAGGTGCTCAAGAAGTTTGCAGCAGACTTCGCTGCAGAGGCGGCTTCCAAAGCAGGTGAGTgactgctctggcagctgccaggagctcctggTTGGGCACTGTCAGAAACCCAAAGCTCTGATGCCACGAAGGAGCAAAGCAGCTGCCAAAGCTCACGGTTTGGGCATTTTCAGAAGCCCAAAGCTCTGATGCAAAGCTCAAAAGCAAATCCCTGATCTTTAAGTGAAAACTGAGGGGAACACCCCTGCCGGTGCTTTGGCTTTCAGTGCTTTTATCTCTCACACCCAGTTTTCAGTGCTGTCTCTGAAAGGGAAGCTGACATTTGGTGGTTCCTTAACCTTTCACACAGCCGCTCTGAGGGGGCTCGGCGTTTCCTGCCCCGCTCTCTGCCTCCAGCCACCACCACGGAACTTTCCCCGGCCATTTCAAGgctgtgtttgtttgttcaCTGCATGTCTGAGGTGTAAAGAGGGCTCCAGAAAAGACCCCAAGtgtcctttccaacctcagtgCTCACAGGGCTGTCCCCACGGTCCTCTCCTGCTTCTGGAAGGAGAAATCACCAGAACACCTCGTCCTCCCATGGTCTCCACTGCTGAACAACCTCGCTGGGTGTCCCCCAGTTACCTCCAAACTGGGAAGTCACAACAGCCTAGGAGCACTGTAACATCTCCCTGATTAATCCTCCCACCCTCCATCACCAGAGAGCTCAGCTTGGGCTGCCCACAACACAACTGGTTTAGTCCTTCGCTATTCCAGGCTTATCCTGGAGTTTAAATGCATCAAGAGGCAGCAAATTCTGCATTCCTGGGGTGTTTCCATGCTGGACAGGCACCCCACAACCATGCAGGAATGCTGTGAGTCTGCCCCTGCTCCAGAGGAGGGATCCAGAAGTGTCCAGAACCTCTGGAACGCTTTGCTTTCACCTGACCCAGAACTTCCTTTCCCTTTAGAAGAAGGAGGGaattttatctttcaaaagAAGATTCTGGAAGGCCGACATTGGGTGGGTCCAAGGACACTGCAGCCACATGAGAGCAGGATCAGTGTTCCCctccaaaccagcacagccaAAAGTGCAATTTTtgcccaaaaaaacccccactgaCCCAGAATAAAGAAGCGTTGGTGGCTTCCAACAATCTTCTGCCCCTGAGACTGCTCCAGTTCAGGCCAAATTGGGGTTTTTAGGGGAAGGCAATTGCTGCATTGCAGCCACAGCTTAGGTGGGTTATCACATTAAagtctctgggtttttttcagagatcctgaacatattttttattgctgatcaaaaacaacaataacaacaacaaaaaaaggatgGATGAGCTTGCAGAGCTACCCCTGGCTGGCACTTGGAGCCAAATCTCTGAATAGCTGCAATTGTGACTGAATAATCAGTCGAATTTAATTGCAATTTTTGGTTGAATAAGCAAGAATAAATTACACGCAAACAATGTATCCTGTGATTTCCACATCTGCTGGAAGAGCCCCAATATTTCACATACTTTCACCTGGAATCTTTTCCTAATGCAGGTTCTTTTTTTGGGCCATTTTGAATCGTTATTATGTTTCCACAGTTTGGGACTAGCTCACCCTCAGTGGCTAAACTGATAATCCAGCTAATGTCAGGGGAAGCAATTTAATCAACTTGCACGAACCTGCAAATTCCATGGATCTGTAATTGTTAGTGCAGCAGAGAGAACAATGGAGGGAGAgtaaaaattatgctttttaaCCTGCTTATTTTGGACAGATCCTCAGGTGCTCATGAAAGCCTCCCCAGTATCTGGAGAAGCGTCTTTTTTGTTGGCAGGAGATGCAGCGTGTTCACAGCTGCAATAATTACTGTCACACCATCCGCTGCTTGGCAGTTTGGCAAGGATGCCTTGTCGGGCACCCTGCTGTGACTCAGGGCTGAATCAGACCCCGAACCTCTGATCCATTTGCAATATCAGAGACCCCACAGCCTTTCCCAAGTGAACTACAATTTGTTCCTCCTGAGCACTTTTGGGAGTCCAGCTCCTGTTAGAGGCGACAGTCACTAATCCAGCACAAAGGGGTTTTTAACCCTCCTCTTCCCGTCGCAGATGTCCACGTGGAGCCCCACAAGAAGCAGCTCCACGTGACCCTGGCCTATCACTTCCAGAGCAGCCACCTGCCCACATTGGAGAAGCTGGCCCAGAGCATCGATGTCAAGCTGGGCTGCGACTGGGTGGCCGCGATCTTCTCCCGGGACATTCGCTTCGTCAACCACGAGGTAAAGTCCTGGAGCTGttttgatgccatgaagatttttgccttttcttttatacccctgttatacctttttacagcttctgtattcccagtgctttttgcctacattcttggacttgtttgttaagctgagagactcaacattttagaagcttcgtatctagggatcagtgtgccccagagcccaaggtcctctccagaacacattctgtaaaccaagacagaaccatccagggaaggttccttggggagggggggctcacttgagcctctccttggggaatctttgatagatctgctaattagtaaaacctataatgttatacccaatgttggggggagGAGAcactcggcggggtgcatctcgatgcatatgacctggacgtgtacacctaaggatcctgaaaataaatgccaaggtaaaatcccttttccccttctaactgtgtatgactcttgattttaagaccaggaaaaggcatcagtttcatcccaaaaaacaccccaaaactcCAAACAAACCAGTCAACAAACAGACcttattgcctttttttggggatttttactCACACTGTCCAAACTTGTCCTTCACCCACCTCATTCCTTGCTTCTTGTGGGAATAATGTCCTGCTGAGTAATTAATTCTAATAATGACTCTCCTGTGAGCTCAGCATAAGTTGGGTTGATCTCTCCAGAACCAGACCAGCATTTTAACCTGACCAGCCCAGTTCTACTGTACAGTCTTGACCTTGTTCCTAACCACAGCATTTAGTTTCATCATGTAGGAAACACCCTCACAGCCTTTATATTTCAATTACTCATATGGATTCTTATACCTGAAGTATCTAAGCCTCATCAGATAGTTTCTTTAATTATGTTGTTTTCCAacataaaacattaattttgttttgaagattGGGCACAGAGAAGCCACATGTGAAATCCATCATCACTGGAAATATCCCAAAGTTTGACCTCATGTCTGAGCCAGTCTGAGGCCTGGGGTGGAAAAACAGGCACCTCCAGAATATGAGACATCTGAGACATCTCAGATGTCCATCTCAGGATGAGATGAATCAATGTCTGGAGGAGCGAACCTCCAGAAAATGCCTGCTCAGGCTCAGGCTCCCAACTCAATTAACTCCCCAAAGTTCATTGCCCAGGACCAACACACAAAATCTGTGGCTGAGCTGGAAAAAAGCTCTTTTAGCCCAGCACAGGATACACCAGAAGTGCCAAAGCTCCTGGAGAGCTCTCTGagccagcccaggctgtgctgccacgTGTGACAGCCTCCTTTCCACCCAGAGAGCCGTGTCCCTCAGAAGCTCCACTGATGGCCCggggagctgggatggaaaCCAGCCCCCAGCTTTGCAGATCCCACTGCAGCCCCGTGTGAAGGGTCTGGCCCTGAGCTATCAGGGGACAGGGACTGGTTCCCACCTTCCTTTGGAGATGCCACAGATGGTGCAGGAGGATTAGTGAGGGCTGCCACCAGCAGGAGAGCCGAGCTGCTCAGCAGATGGTGGCTTTTCTTTCATGGTGCCACCACAGAAGTCAGGCTtgtccagggatgggaacaggTCAGTTCTCCTCCTAAATGGAGGATTTCCGTGGCCACTTCCAAGGAAAGCTACTTGCAGGTGTTCGATCCATGTGGGTTCCTCATGCTCAAgtgaattacagaatcacactCACTGATTTCCCCCCACCTTTCAACTTAATCCTGTTCATGTCAGgagacacaaagaaaacagtgtgGCCACATCCCAGAATTTCTCATCACCTGTGCTTTTTGCTGTGCATTCCCATGAATTCCAAGCTCTGAGGGCAGCATGTCAAATCTTTTAGGCTCCCCAATAATGTCTCTGCTCTGTCTTCAAAGgcaacagcaaacagaactGCTCTTTGAGATCAAACATGAGTAGGGAGATCAAGAATGGTCAGTGACCACCAGAGCTGTCTAAATTCCAGAACTCAGTTCCATTTTTAATGGGGTGTTTGGATTTAAACACACAGTCATGGCTTTGCTTGCTCTTAAAAATCATCCACCCCTTGCCCTCCTGGTTACCAAAAACACAACTGGAATCAAGCTGGGAAGAATTAAATGCCTAGAAAAGCTTTCCAAGAGAAAAGAGTGGCAGGAATTCCCTGAAGGAAAGCTTTCCTGGATAAAgctctgggagaggagctgaggTTAAAGGCTGGCAGTGCTCCTGCCCCACTCTGCTGAAGATTCCCTTCCATTAACAACgcttttgtgctttttctcccCCAGACTCTGCAGGTGATCTACCCCTACACCCCCCAGAATGACGACGAGCTGGAGCTGGTCCCAGGggatttcattttcatgtcTCCAGTGGAGCAAACCAGCACAAGTGAGGGCTGGATTTACGGCATTTCCCTTGCAACTGGCTGCTCGGGGCTGCTGCCTGAAAACTACATCACCAAGGCGGATGAATGTGGGACCTGGGTGTTCCATGGGTAGGTAAAGCTGCTCACCCCACGTCCCATGGCTGCAAAAAGGGACTCAGCAGCTGGGATTTCACCTGGGAAGCGAGGAGAGCTGCTTAGAAGGGCActgaggggaaggagctggcaCACAGAGCCCGGTCTCACCAGCCAAGGAGGAGCAGATGCTCTCCCTTAGCGTGGGATTAGAGGACAAGGTGATTTTTTAGCTGAGATGTTGCAGCAGCTCTTTATGACTCCCAGGACTGCTGCTGGTTAatggagctggagcagatggCTGCTGTAGGCACTGCTGTGCAGGCACCTCTGAGGTGGGCCTGGGATCAGAGAGGTGTAAATTTGAGCGTTAATTTGGGAAGAGGCATCTTCTGTGCCTGACACCCTGCTGAAAAGGACTTTGGATCAGCAACATTTCTTAGGGTATTTAGCAAGGTTTTTAGAAGCCTGCCACTGGCTTCAGTGAGAATGCAGCCCTCACCTTTGAATAAGGTTATGCCTCTTGACTTTTGTGGGAATTCGTtaaacagcaattttaaaaagttctgtTTGAGGGGTGGGTTGATATCTAAGCAACCCAAACACCTTTGGCAaacctggagcagagggaattgTTTctatggaagaggaaaaggtgaCAAAAAGGGGGGAGAGGCACATTCCAAGCACCATAAAATCACACAAATCTGGTCCCATTACACCAGGCAGCAGGTCAGATAcccagggaagggatggggcatggaacaaaacacagactgtctgtatttcacatttcagtgGGCAAAGCTGCCCTGTGGGGAGGGGTctgagcagaaaggaaaagcatttggtAACCCCTGATACAGGCCAGACAGAACTGACCTAACTCAGCACTTAATGCAGACTGAGCCTCCTCAAATTAAACAAAAGGCAGgaaacaaaagagcaaaaaaggACACCCCAGGCTGTTCCTTGGCTGTGAATTTTCAGGCTTCACATGAGCAAGGTGGTGAGGGACAGACACAGAGCAGGCACGGGGCAGTCACGGCTCTGATGTCCAGATGTGgcaccaccacctcctccctTCTGGAAACCAGCTCAGCCCTGAGTCCTCCCCAGCCCAGAACTCCATCAGGCACAGAGAGAGATCTCTCATTCACCCCTCATTcatccctggcagagcagggaagacaAGGCGCCACCCAGAAGACAGGAGAGGTTGTTGTCTGCCTTCAGTCCCTGTTTGCTGAGCAGAGGAACCACGAGCCTTGGGGAAAAGCTTCCAAACAATGACCTGTCCTTAGGAGATGACTAAGCTGGAACAGCCTGgcagtttctgttttccagcagcaggaaggaggcagCACTGGAGACAGGCTGGTGGCTCTTCTCCAGGCACTCTGAGAGAGTTTGCCTTTGCCTCAGCATCGTTCCCAGCAAGTCCAGCCATCTATAAATAGATGGTGAAGCACTCGTGGCCTTTATTAAAAGgcttagaaagaaagaaagactcAGAAATTGAGTGGCAGCTCCTGGGGGCAAAGGGAAGTGGggtaacaaaaaaatttcttgttattttccaGACCAGTGTCcttaaaaaattgtcatatGGGCAAGGCAGGAAAGGGCTGAAATGGGAGGAAGGGCTGACAGCTGGAAGAAATTCACTTTGTACTGAACTAGAGATGGGTCCTAAGTAAGAATTGAGATTCTGTTCATACTGAGATACTCAAGTTTTGGGGTCAGTGAGGAGGGATCTGTGCTGACTCCAATGCACCACCTGCGTTTGGGCAATGAGGGGGGCAGTTCCTTGAGGCAGGGCCAGCCCTTGTTGGGAACTCAGGAATaatccagcacctcagtgtcaTCCTTGCACCCTAATTCCACCAGATAACAGATCAGGACCAACAgcatggtggggtttttttctcctttaaatcaTATAAATCATGCAGGTGACCTATTTTTGTCCCTCTGGCAGAGGCACTCGAGGTTATTTTAACAGCTGTGAAACCCCTCTGAGATTTTCTCCTAACTGGGTGCTATCAGGAAGCAACTCCTGACATGTTTAAGGCACTGAAAAGTGGCCAGCTCTGGCAACTATTTCTGTCAAAGTAAATGACCGCATCCATTACCTGataatgttctttttcttttaatgactAAGCAGAGGTAACTGAGTCAGCAGAGGGTTGCTGCAGCTTCTGGAATTGCCTGTCACAGTTTAGTCCCCAGGGTTTTGGTCAAAGTCCTTGAGGATCTGGGAGTGAGAGCTTTATTCATCATTAGGCAAGGCCCTCGAGGGGGAATGGGGTCTGTAATATCCCTTTGGCTGCACTTAACAGGAAGCACTGAGGGGAATAAATTCCCAaggaggtggggaagggaaCAGGCAGCACTGAATAATGCAGGAACAACAGGGCTGAGTGTGCCAGGTCCCTGCCAGGGGGTAGAAGCTGTTCTGGGCACAGGAACCCTGAAAAATGCCCAGGGAGAGGCCCCAGCTTCCTGCTGAAGACACAGCTTGTGCTACAAAGGTGAGTGAAAACTCCCTGTAGCCTTTAATTCCCAAACTTTGGACCACAAGCCCATGGTCAGTGACGTGAACTGGTGCCCAGGTGATGTTAGTGAGCATCCTGTGGTCGTCAGGAAGGTCCTGGCATTTTCCATGAGAATATTCCAGGGCAGAGAGAGCTTCCCAGACCAAAGTTTGGGAACTGTTCTGTAACCTGTTTCTAAGGAAACAGCCTGTGGAGATGGAATTTGCCTCCTCATGTGTCAGCATCACCTGGCAAGCTGCTCTCTGGGCAGCACTAAAACCcaaataatactgaaataaCATCGCAACAGTAATTACCACCAGCTCCTGGAGGCTACAGAAACATCCTGAGAGCAGCCTGAGCACACAAAGCATTCCCAAAGCCAATATTCGTCTATTTTTGGCAGGTCCTACTCCATTCTGAACACCACATCTTCCCCATCCCTTCAAGCCTTCGCTGACGGAGCTctggagagaaggcagcaggaagaCCAAGGGCCAGGGGATGCAGGGCCACTGACCATCATCTGCCAGAACGTGCAGGTAGGGACCCCACAGCCGTAAATCATTAGGGACAAGCTCCCAGTGAATggattttcccccaaaatttATCCCCGGGGCTCTTTTCACTGCCTGCAGCACGAGTTACAAAGTTTTTGAATGGCACAATCAGCCCTGTCCCCAAACTGCCTCTTCAGCAGAGGATGGGGTGGCagtgatgccttgagaggccacctaaaaacagagactagacaggagtaagggaataaaggtaggaatttatttgaaaggccttcagaggtacccctggggagccagaggctgttCTCAAAATGGACCCTGAGGTGGAccccaggtcacgagttcttcacacttttataggtttggttcattggcatatcagggttaattctccatttaaagcttcagttaatgatgtaatttcccctcagcttgcccccctctcagaggcttttggtttatatttttggcctaggatggtctgggtgtccttggagagcaggcccagagaggctttgttatgtctgcctggcctgagagagcagaaattaacaggccacaagaaactCCAGAGTCACACACTGAGCAGCACgagatttgaaaaatataaaagttaaaacctaaggcatcattcCCCCTCCTTTAGGGCCCCATCCTCTGCCCCCTTCAGCAGCTTTACAGCAGCATAAACTTACCAGGATGATAAATACCCAAAGAGCTCCATAAATCCATAAAAATCATAAATCCTGCAGCCTTCCCTGTGGTGTTTGCACAAGGGCAAAGCAGCAGGGGCCTGGTGCTGGCTCCTGTGGGTCTCTCAGATGTCTCTGCTGAAGgtcagagctgctttt from Corvus cornix cornix isolate S_Up_H32 chromosome 24, ASM73873v5, whole genome shotgun sequence includes the following:
- the UBASH3B gene encoding ubiquitin-associated and SH3 domain-containing protein B isoform X2, which produces MARRWRSCSPWASPKHGHKKRWHQQVEGVFKQHATGWLFSHVGDPFLDDTLPREYVLYLRPTGPLAQKLSEFWQQSKQICGKNKAHNIFPHITLCQFFMCEDSKVDALTEALQATVMRWKCKFPAPLPLELYTSSNFIGLFVKEESAEVLKKFAADFAAEAASKADVHVEPHKKQLHVTLAYHFQSSHLPTLEKLAQSIDVKLGCDWVAAIFSRDIRFVNHETLQVIYPYTPQNDDELELVPGDFIFMSPVEQTSTSEGWIYGISLATGCSGLLPENYITKADECGTWVFHGSYSILNTTSSPSLQAFADGALERRQQEDQGPGDAGPLTIICQNVQPLRISSQPGPQKRCLFVCRHGERMDVVFGKYWLSQCFDAKGRYMRSNLNMPHNLPQRSGGFRDYEKDAPITVLGCTQARLVGEALLETNTIVDYIYSSPSLRCVQTAHNILKGMQQENNLKIRIEPGLFEWTKWVSGSTLPAWIPPVDLAAATLSVDTTYRPHIPVSKLVVSESYDTYISRSYQVTKEIISECKGKGNNILIVAHASSLEACTCQLQGLSPQNSKDFVQMVRKIPYLGFCSCEELGDTGVWQLTDPPILPLTHGPTGGFNWRETLLQE